In Nicotiana tabacum cultivar K326 chromosome 19, ASM71507v2, whole genome shotgun sequence, one DNA window encodes the following:
- the LOC107805327 gene encoding putative BOI-related E3 ubiquitin-protein ligase 3, with protein MAIQAQLYTDNFGFPLGVSQDLMENGCGFNQFSVSPQQQQHLQQQPFLQILPQKNNQNLMNIVPKQYNNVTESMPFSQCIASQFEKQSIEIDHFISLQNERLRLVLNEQRKQQLALIWRKYEAKVQFLLKQKDEEIARAANRTKELEDFLQKMEIENQTWQKIAQDNEAVVISLNNTIEQLRESGAYCLTSANGAAVEDAESCCDFGDDNENGEEEQTRKMKCKRCNSRKMCMIFLPCRHLSTCKDCDSFLNQCPVCGIAKKASIEALI; from the exons ATGGCTATTCAAGCGCAGTTATATACAGATAATTTTGGTTTTCCTTTGGGGGTTTCGCAAGATTTGATGGAGAATGGTTGTGGATTTAATCAGTTTTCTGTTAGTCCTCAGCAGCAACAACACCTTCAACAGCAGCCGTTTCTGCAAATTCTGCCGCAGAAAAACAATCAGAATTTGATGAACATTGTTCCAAAACAGTACAACAACGTTACTGAATCAATGCCATTTTCTCAGTGTATAGCGTCCCAGTTTGAGAAACAGAGTATTGAGATTGATCACTTCATAAGTTTACAG AATGAACGATTGAGATTGGTTTTAAACGAGCAAAGAAAGCAACAGCTGGCATTGATCTGGAGAAAATACGAAGCAAAAGTGCAGTTTTTGCTAAAACAGAAAGACGAAGAAATCGCTAGGGCCGCAAACAGGACAAAAGAGTTGGAAGATTTTTTACAAAAGATGGAAATAGAGAACCAAACATGGCAGAAAATAGCTCAAGATAACGAAGCTGTTGTCATTTCACTAAACAACACAATCGAACAATTAAGAGAAAGTGGTGCTTATTGTTTAACATCAGCAAATGGTGCAGCAGTAGAAGATGCAGAATCTTGCTGTGATTTTGGTGATGATAATGAAAATGGGGAAGAAgaacaaacaagaaaaatgaagtgCAAAAggtgcaattctcgtaaaatgtGCATGATTTTCTTGCCGTGTAGACACCTTTCTACCTGCAAAGATTGTGATTCTTTTCTTAATCAATGTCCTGTTTGTGGAATAGCGAAAAAAGCAAGCATTGAGGCTTTGATTTGA
- the LOC107805334 gene encoding chloroplast protein FOR GROWTH AND FERTILITY 2, with product MERLIFTNSSLPSSKLHHLKPFPRLPQLQFSVPKFQTLPSLKRVEYRGSNSRSCKCIHDQFSTSGSSSPSSRFNDGLVGYSSTSQDFPDGSGSKPHFLKWVAETLSQQHKVVSASTVVLLSAMLVMLLHPLIVSPAFASFPGAAKTGGPAAAAVGSQLVRNELLTSAWAGFFAGCLHTLSGPDHLAALAPLSIGRTRMESAAVGALWGCGHDAGQLIFGLLFLLLKDRLHIEVIRTWGTRVVGFTLLVIGAMGIKEASEVPTPCVALENGECDVSVYEGIDTPVVGKKKKIGLATFATGIVHGLQPDALLIILPALALPSRTAGVAFLCMFLVGTVIAMGSYTVFIGSCSQALKDRVPRITEKLTWASSLIAIGLGLAIIISQFFGFSLY from the exons ATGGAGAGGCTTATCTTTACCAATTCTTCACTTCCCTCGTCTAAACTCCACCACCTTAAGCCCTTTCCTCGTCTTCCCCAACTCCAATTCTCCGTTCCAAAGTTCCAAACTCTGCCCTCCCTAAAACGTGTTGAGTATCGTGGGTCCAATTCTCGTTCTTGCAAATGCATTCATGACCAGTTTTCAACTTCTGGTTCGTCGTCCCCTTCTTCTAGATTTAATGATGGGCTTGTGGGTTATTCGTCTACATCGCAGGATTTTCCAGATGGGTCGGGTTCGAAGCCCCATTTCCTCAAATGGGTTGCTGAAACTCTGTCTCAGCAACATAAG GTGGTTTCTGCAAGTACAGTAGTCCTACTCTCAGCAATGCTGGTTATGCTTCTCCACCCGCTCATTGTTTCACCTGCTTTTGCTAGTTTTCCGGGTGCAGCTAAGACTGGGGGTCCAGCTGCAGCAGCAGTGGGAAGTCAACTCGTACGTAATGAACTACTAACAAGCGCATGGGCTGGTTTCTTTGCCGGTTGCCTTCACACCCTGTCAGGTCCTGACCATCTTGCTGCTTTAGCACCTCTCTCAATAGGCCGTACGCGGATGGAGAGTGCGGCAGTTGGAGCCCTCTGGGGCTGTGGTCATGATGCTGGACAGTTGATTTTTGGGCTGTTGTTTCTTCTCTTAAAGGACCGACTCCACATTGAAGTTATTCGTACGTGGGGGACGAGAGTAGTTGGCTTCACTCTTCTTGTCATTGGAGCGATGGGAATTAAGGAAGCATCTGAAGTTCCTACTCCATGTGTTGCCCTTGAAAATGGTGAGTGTGATGTTAGTGTATATGAAGGCATTGACACCCCCGTCGtcgggaagaagaaaaagataggCTTGGCAACTTTTGCCACTGGAATTGTCCATGGGCTGCAACCGGATGCACTGTTGATAATCTTGCCGGCACTTGCTTTGCCTTCACGCACGGCTGGTGTTGCCTTCTTGTGTATGTTCTTGGTCGGTACTGTTATAGCAATGGGAAGCTATACCGTCTTTATAGGCTCGTGTAGTCAGGCACTGAAGGATAGAGTTCCTAGAATAACCGAGAAGCTCACTTGGGCTTCTTCTCTAATAGCAATAGGCTTAGGTCTTGCAATTATCATCAGTCAATTTTTTGGTTTTAGCCTGTATTAG